In Halorubrum sp. PV6, a single window of DNA contains:
- a CDS encoding DUF5828 family protein, translating to MEESISGFKTRGDWGDVVEHGERITLALRETGADGDAFYEFDEWRPKSHERIDEDVSAKTAEQASVSEGEGERAGKTPGDDLQTAGEKLTESYEKVEENDTESAIESWGESIEHVARAADSASRKALRTVEDAVYRKVMTQVAPYYFDNELVSANIQEVGRGDDGETFVFEVNVNDDELKGEVSDILAEYESEIDRWHVEVEKRTEDVAAAEGVEPPQEEGGPDSTMT from the coding sequence ATGGAAGAGAGCATCTCCGGGTTCAAGACGCGCGGGGACTGGGGCGACGTCGTCGAACACGGCGAGCGCATCACCCTCGCGCTTCGCGAGACGGGCGCCGACGGTGACGCCTTCTACGAGTTCGACGAGTGGCGCCCGAAGTCCCACGAGCGCATCGACGAGGATGTCTCGGCGAAGACCGCCGAACAGGCTTCCGTCAGCGAAGGCGAGGGCGAACGCGCCGGGAAGACGCCCGGCGACGACCTCCAGACGGCCGGCGAGAAGCTCACCGAGTCGTACGAGAAAGTCGAGGAGAACGACACCGAAAGCGCGATAGAAAGCTGGGGCGAGTCCATCGAACACGTGGCCCGCGCGGCCGACTCCGCGAGCCGCAAGGCGCTCCGGACCGTCGAGGACGCGGTCTACAGAAAAGTGATGACGCAGGTGGCGCCGTACTACTTCGACAACGAACTCGTCAGCGCCAACATCCAGGAGGTCGGCCGCGGCGACGACGGCGAGACCTTCGTCTTCGAGGTGAACGTCAACGACGACGAGCTGAAAGGCGAGGTGAGCGACATCCTCGCCGAGTACGAGTCCGAAATCGACCGCTGGCACGTCGAAGTCGAGAAACGGACCGAGGACGTGGCCGCCGCGGAAGGGGTCGAACCGCCCCAAGAGGAGGGCGGTCCGGACTCGACGATGACCTGA
- the upp gene encoding uracil phosphoribosyltransferase, giving the protein MTIEDRDNAHLITHALAKDTLSRLRDVETEQVAFRKGLVKLGRICGYEIIDGAMGTEYVPVETPLEETTGERVKGLDDVVIINVLRAATPFVEGLLKAFPRAKQGVISAGRDEAAGMTDGEFPITIDYVKLPEIRPDDTVIVADPMLATGSTMCAVLDHVLDEAGEFEDLFVLSAVSAPEGLVRVSESVPAADLLTVAIDDHLDDDGFIVPGLGDAGDRAFRTV; this is encoded by the coding sequence ATGACCATCGAAGACCGCGACAATGCACACCTCATCACCCACGCGCTGGCGAAAGACACCCTCTCGCGGCTCCGAGACGTCGAGACCGAGCAGGTCGCGTTCCGGAAGGGGCTGGTGAAGCTCGGCCGCATCTGCGGGTACGAGATCATCGACGGCGCGATGGGAACCGAGTACGTCCCGGTCGAGACGCCCTTAGAGGAGACGACCGGCGAGCGCGTGAAGGGCCTCGACGACGTGGTCATCATCAACGTGTTGCGGGCCGCGACGCCGTTCGTCGAGGGGCTTTTAAAAGCGTTCCCGCGCGCCAAGCAGGGCGTCATCTCGGCCGGTCGCGACGAGGCGGCCGGAATGACCGACGGGGAGTTCCCGATCACCATCGACTACGTGAAACTGCCGGAGATCCGGCCCGACGACACGGTGATCGTCGCGGACCCGATGCTCGCCACCGGCTCGACGATGTGCGCCGTCCTCGACCACGTCCTCGACGAGGCGGGCGAGTTCGAGGACCTGTTCGTCCTCTCGGCGGTCTCCGCGCCCGAGGGGCTCGTGCGCGTGAGCGAGTCCGTCCCCGCGGCCGACCTGCTCACGGTCGCCATCGACGACCACCTCGACGACGACGGGTTCATCGTGCCGGGGCTCGGCGACGCCGGCGACCGCGCGTTCCGGACGGTCTGA
- the thrC gene encoding threonine synthase, giving the protein MDLAIDTPAPTAPDSAEDGTWLACIECDETFAPFEDVRYTCDECDGLLEVRYDDPPTFEEFGAGAPSDGPDRGVWRYREALPFDLGVTLPEGDTPLHRVPRIEEAVGVDALRIKHEGMNPTGSFKDRGMTVGVRVAKELGVGALACASTGNTSAALAAYGGRGDMQTLVLLPQGKVAAGKVAQASLHGARILEVDGNFDSCLDIVQELAARGEAYLLNSLNPFRLEGQKTIGFEILEEFYADYGAFPDRIVLPVGNAGNTSALYKGFRELVQAGALDVDEVPKLTGVQAEGAAPMVEAIEEGNDEVRRWEDVETRATAIRIGNPVNAPKAIPGIRNTGGTAVAVSDNEITAAQRHLAAEGVGVEPASAASLAGLKKLRRQGVVDDDERVVCLTTGHLLKDPEAAYEVGSDPEPVPNDADAVLDHVRG; this is encoded by the coding sequence ATGGATCTTGCCATCGACACCCCGGCGCCGACGGCGCCCGACTCCGCCGAGGACGGGACGTGGCTCGCTTGTATCGAGTGTGACGAGACGTTCGCCCCCTTCGAGGACGTACGCTACACCTGCGACGAGTGCGACGGCCTGCTCGAAGTCCGGTACGACGACCCGCCGACGTTCGAGGAGTTCGGCGCGGGCGCCCCCTCCGACGGCCCCGACCGCGGCGTCTGGCGGTACCGCGAGGCGCTCCCCTTCGATCTGGGCGTGACGCTCCCCGAGGGCGACACCCCGCTCCACCGCGTCCCCCGGATCGAGGAGGCGGTCGGCGTCGACGCGCTCCGGATCAAACACGAGGGGATGAACCCCACCGGCTCGTTCAAGGACCGCGGGATGACCGTCGGCGTCCGGGTCGCGAAGGAACTCGGCGTCGGCGCGCTCGCCTGTGCGTCCACCGGCAACACCTCGGCCGCGCTCGCCGCCTACGGCGGCCGCGGCGACATGCAGACGCTCGTGCTCCTCCCGCAGGGGAAGGTCGCGGCGGGGAAGGTCGCGCAGGCGAGCCTCCACGGCGCGCGCATCCTGGAGGTCGACGGCAACTTCGATTCCTGCCTCGACATCGTCCAGGAGCTCGCCGCCCGCGGCGAGGCGTACCTGCTCAACTCCCTGAACCCGTTCCGCTTGGAGGGCCAGAAGACGATCGGCTTCGAGATATTAGAGGAGTTTTACGCCGACTACGGGGCGTTCCCGGACCGGATCGTCCTCCCCGTCGGCAACGCGGGCAACACCTCGGCGCTTTATAAGGGGTTCCGCGAACTCGTGCAGGCGGGTGCGCTCGACGTCGACGAGGTACCCAAGCTCACCGGCGTGCAGGCTGAGGGGGCCGCGCCGATGGTCGAGGCGATAGAGGAGGGGAACGACGAGGTCCGTCGCTGGGAGGACGTCGAGACGCGCGCGACCGCGATCCGCATCGGCAACCCGGTCAACGCGCCGAAGGCGATCCCCGGAATCAGGAACACCGGCGGCACCGCCGTCGCCGTCAGCGACAACGAGATCACCGCCGCCCAGCGCCACCTCGCGGCCGAGGGCGTCGGCGTCGAGCCCGCCTCCGCGGCGAGCCTCGCGGGACTGAAGAAGCTCCGGCGGCAGGGCGTCGTCGACGACGACGAGCGCGTCGTCTGTCTCACGACCGGCCACCTGTTAAAAGACCCCGAGGCGGCCTACGAGGTCGGCAGCGACCCCGAGCCCGTCCCGAACGACGCGGACGCGGTGCTCGACCACGTGCGCGGGTAA
- the serA gene encoding phosphoglycerate dehydrogenase has protein sequence MKVLVTDPIADAGLDRLRDAGHEVVTDYDAEGEALLDAVSDANALIVRSGTDVSEAVFDAASDLVIVGRAGIGVDNIDIEAATDHGVIVANAPEGNVRAAAEHTVAMTFAVARSIPQAHSRLVGGEWAKGEFLGTEVNNKTLTIVGLGRVGQEVAKRLDSLGMDLVVYDPYISEDRADRLGAELVDDLHDALAAGDFATVHTPLLPETEGMIGEDELAQLEGGYLINCARGGIVDEDALAEAVDDGVLAGAALDSFAEEPLPKDSPLLDVEEIVLTPHLGASTEAAQENVAVDTAEAVLSAFADEPVLTALNAPSVDETAFPRIKPYIAVAETAGKVAAQLLDGRITSVETTYEGDIAEEDVELVTASALKGVFEPLEWQVNSVNAPRLAEERGIDVTESKTRQTDDFQSLVRVTVHNGDDSISVEGTLFAGEDPRIVRIDGFRVDAVPYGNMLVARNTDEPGVIGLIGSVLGDHNVNIAGMYNARETQGGEALTVYNLDQDVPDTAIETLLEDDRVIEVTEITLDDADERQAE, from the coding sequence ATGAAGGTACTCGTAACTGACCCCATCGCGGACGCGGGGTTGGACCGACTCAGAGACGCCGGCCACGAGGTCGTCACAGACTACGACGCCGAGGGCGAGGCGCTTCTCGACGCCGTGAGCGATGCCAACGCGCTCATCGTCCGGTCCGGGACCGACGTGTCCGAGGCCGTCTTCGACGCCGCGTCCGACCTCGTCATCGTGGGCCGCGCAGGCATCGGGGTCGACAACATCGACATCGAGGCCGCCACCGACCACGGGGTCATCGTCGCCAACGCCCCCGAGGGCAACGTCCGCGCCGCCGCCGAGCACACCGTCGCGATGACGTTCGCCGTCGCGCGCTCGATCCCGCAGGCGCACAGCCGCCTCGTCGGGGGCGAGTGGGCCAAAGGCGAGTTCCTCGGCACCGAAGTGAACAACAAGACGCTCACCATCGTCGGCCTCGGTCGCGTCGGCCAAGAGGTCGCGAAGCGCCTCGACTCGCTCGGGATGGACCTGGTCGTCTACGACCCGTACATCTCCGAGGATCGCGCCGACCGGCTCGGCGCCGAACTCGTCGACGACCTCCACGACGCGCTCGCGGCCGGCGACTTCGCCACCGTTCACACCCCCCTGCTCCCCGAGACGGAGGGGATGATCGGCGAGGACGAGCTGGCCCAACTCGAGGGCGGCTACCTCATCAACTGCGCCCGCGGCGGCATCGTCGACGAGGACGCGCTCGCCGAAGCGGTCGACGACGGCGTCCTCGCGGGCGCCGCGCTCGACTCCTTCGCCGAGGAGCCGCTCCCGAAGGACTCGCCGCTGCTCGACGTCGAGGAGATCGTCTTGACCCCGCACCTCGGCGCCTCGACGGAGGCGGCCCAGGAGAACGTCGCGGTCGACACCGCGGAGGCCGTGCTCTCGGCGTTCGCGGACGAGCCGGTGTTGACCGCGCTCAACGCGCCCTCCGTCGACGAGACGGCGTTCCCGCGGATCAAGCCGTACATCGCCGTGGCGGAGACCGCCGGGAAGGTCGCCGCGCAGCTGCTCGACGGCCGCATCACGAGCGTGGAGACGACCTACGAGGGCGACATCGCCGAGGAGGACGTCGAACTCGTCACCGCGAGCGCGCTGAAGGGCGTCTTCGAACCCCTGGAGTGGCAGGTGAACTCGGTGAACGCGCCGCGGCTCGCCGAGGAGCGCGGCATCGACGTCACCGAGTCGAAGACCCGCCAGACCGACGACTTCCAGAGTCTCGTCCGCGTGACCGTCCACAACGGCGACGACTCCATTTCCGTCGAGGGGACGCTGTTCGCGGGCGAGGACCCCCGCATCGTCAGGATCGACGGGTTCCGCGTCGACGCGGTCCCGTACGGCAACATGCTCGTCGCGCGCAACACCGACGAGCCGGGCGTCATCGGCCTCATCGGGAGCGTCCTCGGTGACCACAACGTCAACATCGCCGGGATGTACAACGCCCGCGAAACGCAGGGCGGCGAGGCGCTCACCGTCTACAACCTCGATCAGGATGTCCCAGACACCGCGATCGAGACGCTGCTGGAGGACGACCGCGTCATCGAAGTGACGGAGATCACGCTGGACGACGCCGACGAGCGGCAGGCGGAGTAA
- a CDS encoding HEAT repeat domain-containing protein translates to MQDDSRQDRTDGERPRAFALLDAGNDAATRLEGVEALGNPSSSMTGSERRIADRLLRVVLTDENATVRAEAIDALYFHGDRYIDELVARVADAVRRRDGDDDPQSVFLRWLTSGHAAYRMAGATGVGAADSPASPDATRRLREAFDDDDARVRARAVRSYAALGGEAVAPIRPLLRTPNRLVRQAAVDALVSIGTADATDLLATAAADGGDRLRKTVVDRLADLDSPASATILLDAMRDPSLAVRRTAAASLARLLAAGDAVRGRDVRERLASDSPLGSDDDDGDPARLFYDVTAGSASTRLPAAAERHAMWLCGELAASEAGSPDDAQRWLLDALAHEDAYVADIAAAYLPRLDGSGLEQALRALAADEGTDPDARARARSAIRRIKAQTAAAAADRSLDYIYVRRPADYTEKRSQ, encoded by the coding sequence ATGCAGGACGACTCCCGACAGGACCGGACGGACGGCGAGCGCCCGCGGGCGTTCGCCCTGCTCGACGCGGGGAACGACGCGGCCACCCGGCTGGAGGGCGTCGAGGCGCTCGGCAACCCGTCGAGTTCGATGACCGGCAGCGAGCGGCGCATCGCCGACCGGCTCCTGCGAGTCGTCCTCACCGACGAGAACGCGACGGTCCGCGCCGAGGCCATCGACGCGCTGTACTTCCACGGCGACCGATACATCGACGAACTGGTCGCCCGCGTCGCCGACGCGGTCCGACGCCGCGACGGTGACGACGACCCTCAGTCCGTCTTTCTCCGGTGGCTGACGAGCGGCCACGCCGCCTACCGGATGGCCGGCGCGACCGGGGTGGGGGCGGCGGACTCTCCGGCCTCTCCGGACGCGACGCGCCGGCTCCGCGAGGCGTTCGACGACGACGACGCGCGAGTCCGCGCCCGCGCCGTGCGGTCCTACGCGGCTCTCGGCGGCGAGGCGGTCGCGCCGATCCGACCGCTGCTGCGCACGCCGAACCGGCTCGTCCGGCAGGCGGCCGTCGACGCCCTCGTGTCGATCGGTACCGCCGACGCGACGGACCTGCTGGCGACGGCCGCCGCGGACGGCGGGGACCGGCTCCGCAAGACCGTCGTCGACCGGCTCGCCGACCTCGACAGCCCCGCGTCCGCGACGATCCTCCTCGACGCGATGCGGGACCCCTCCCTCGCGGTGCGGCGCACGGCGGCGGCGTCGTTGGCGCGGCTCCTCGCCGCGGGCGACGCGGTCCGCGGCCGAGACGTCCGCGAGCGGCTCGCGAGCGACAGCCCCCTCGGAAGCGACGACGACGACGGCGACCCCGCGAGGCTGTTCTACGACGTCACGGCGGGGTCGGCGTCGACTCGCCTCCCGGCCGCGGCCGAGCGCCACGCGATGTGGCTGTGCGGTGAACTTGCCGCCTCCGAGGCCGGATCCCCCGACGACGCCCAGCGCTGGCTGCTCGACGCGCTCGCACACGAGGACGCGTACGTCGCCGACATCGCGGCCGCCTACCTGCCGCGACTCGACGGGTCCGGGCTCGAACAGGCCCTCCGCGCGCTCGCCGCCGACGAGGGTACCGACCCGGACGCGAGAGCCCGTGCCCGCTCGGCGATCCGGCGGATCAAAGCGCAGACCGCGGCCGCCGCCGCCGACCGCTCGCTCGACTACATCTACGTGCGTCGCCCGGCGGACTACACGGAGAAGCGCTCGCAGTAG
- a CDS encoding excinuclease ABC subunit C, which produces MDADAVRERAGDLPAEPGVYQFRAGETTLYVGKAVDLRDRVRSYADPRSGRIRGMVGRADHIEFAVTDTETQALLLEANLIKRLQPRYNVRLKDDKSYPLVAFTDHPVPRIEVTRDPAEGAVAYGPFTNKGRVEAVIKAIRDEFRLRGCSDHKYANRDRPCLDYEMGICSAPCTGEIDPEAYADDVAAARRFFEGETGVLADPLRRRMEAAAEQAEFERAANLRDRLRAVEAFHGEGGEAVSDRRDDRTVDVLAAAVEGDVARVARLHSERGQLVDRSRHRLDAAAAGEGSEDRDSSPADPDANTPAAVLSAFLSQYYAEREFPEAVLLAERPADPDVVDWLEAEGVSVRVPGAGREAKLVELALKNARKRGGRDDPVGALGERLGIDRPARIEGFDVSHAQGTAVVGSNVCFVDGSAETSDYRRKKLTERNDDYANMRELVRWRADRAVAGTDDRPDPDLLLIDGGEGQLGAAGDALAETGWDVPVVALAKAEELVVTPTGTRRWDDGASELHLLQRVRDEAHRFAVSYHQTVRDEVKTVLDDVPGVGPQTRRRLLRRFGSVDSVRSASRDDLTDVDGVGDATARSLRERL; this is translated from the coding sequence ATGGACGCCGACGCCGTGCGCGAGCGGGCCGGGGACCTCCCCGCGGAGCCCGGCGTCTACCAGTTCCGCGCCGGCGAGACGACGCTGTACGTCGGCAAGGCGGTCGACCTGCGCGACCGCGTCAGGTCGTACGCCGACCCCCGCTCCGGCCGGATCCGGGGGATGGTCGGCCGCGCCGACCACATCGAGTTCGCGGTCACCGACACCGAGACGCAGGCGCTGTTGTTGGAGGCGAACCTGATCAAACGGCTCCAGCCGCGCTACAACGTCCGGTTAAAGGACGACAAGTCGTACCCGCTCGTCGCGTTCACCGACCACCCCGTCCCCCGGATCGAAGTGACCCGCGACCCCGCCGAGGGCGCGGTCGCGTACGGCCCGTTCACGAACAAGGGGCGCGTCGAGGCGGTGATCAAAGCGATCCGCGACGAGTTCCGGCTCCGCGGCTGCTCGGACCACAAGTACGCGAACCGGGACCGCCCCTGTCTCGACTACGAGATGGGCATCTGTTCGGCGCCCTGCACCGGCGAAATCGACCCCGAGGCCTACGCCGACGACGTCGCGGCCGCCCGCCGGTTCTTCGAGGGCGAGACGGGCGTCCTCGCCGACCCCCTCCGGCGCCGGATGGAGGCCGCCGCCGAGCAGGCGGAGTTCGAGCGCGCCGCGAACCTCCGGGACCGCCTCCGGGCCGTGGAGGCCTTCCACGGCGAGGGCGGCGAGGCCGTGAGCGACCGGCGCGACGACCGCACCGTCGACGTGCTCGCCGCCGCCGTCGAGGGCGACGTCGCTCGCGTGGCCCGGCTCCACAGCGAGCGCGGCCAGCTGGTCGACCGGAGCCGGCACCGCCTAGACGCCGCGGCGGCGGGCGAGGGGAGCGAGGACCGCGATTCGTCCCCGGCTGACCCCGACGCCAACACCCCCGCCGCCGTGCTGTCGGCGTTCCTCTCGCAGTACTACGCCGAGCGCGAGTTCCCCGAGGCGGTGCTGCTCGCCGAGCGCCCGGCCGACCCGGACGTGGTCGACTGGCTGGAGGCGGAGGGCGTCTCGGTCCGCGTTCCCGGCGCGGGCCGGGAGGCAAAACTCGTCGAACTCGCGCTGAAAAACGCCCGCAAGCGCGGGGGTCGCGACGACCCGGTCGGCGCGCTCGGCGAGCGGCTCGGCATCGACCGCCCCGCCCGGATCGAGGGGTTCGACGTGAGCCACGCGCAGGGCACCGCGGTGGTCGGCTCGAACGTCTGTTTCGTCGACGGGAGCGCGGAGACCAGCGACTATCGTCGGAAAAAACTCACCGAGCGCAACGACGACTACGCGAACATGCGCGAGCTGGTCCGGTGGCGGGCCGACCGCGCGGTCGCCGGCACGGACGACCGGCCCGACCCCGATCTGCTCCTCATCGACGGAGGCGAGGGGCAGCTCGGGGCCGCCGGCGACGCGCTCGCGGAGACCGGTTGGGACGTGCCGGTCGTCGCCTTGGCGAAGGCCGAGGAGCTGGTCGTCACCCCGACCGGCACCCGGCGGTGGGACGACGGGGCGTCCGAACTGCACCTGCTCCAGCGCGTCCGCGACGAGGCGCACCGCTTCGCCGTTTCCTACCACCAGACCGTCCGCGACGAGGTCAAGACGGTCCTCGACGACGTGCCGGGCGTCGGGCCGCAGACCCGCCGCCGACTCCTGCGTCGGTTCGGCTCCGTCGACAGCGTCCGGTCGGCCTCCCGCGACGACCTCACCGACGTCGACGGCGTCGGCGACGCGACCGCCCGGTCGCTCCGCGAGCGCTTATAA
- a CDS encoding methyl-accepting chemotaxis protein produces the protein MTGLRGLLRRAFGRDRDSRSVPDGGVVVDDPAEATGASAGGGQEYNITDEDGVDRAETLAAAGFEQVFNATGVPTFILDAEGNVAEWNESIASLTGKAREDAIGHAHVSELFYPDGRRADTLADKVLDAPETADEEYGVERCDSAQTRYRDTSTMVDRHGEEKHIEFTATPLYEGDALVGVTEVVIDRTENINQRDATKRLVSEIRGTAESIGEGNLDARAVCHEECEILDEELLGVIGVVNRMAENLQDLSESVHEQARQIDQTVQKASTAAADIAENVDEQNELLDESVSEMQSFSAGMEEVAATADQVDSAAVAASQAADEGLDASEDAREATEDVVEIGDELVESVGALSDRMDDIEEVIEVISDVAEQTNLLALNANIEAARAGEGGDGFAVVAEEVKKLADETRGYTEEITQSLAELQAQSDETSTAVERSHDRIEDAGTEIETVLDSLEEIADAVDEAAAGVAEVARTTDDQAATVEELTSSLEGVRERSDRTEEATDRIVDATDDQEVAVEELITRVERLDAQREGQRQGSGRSL, from the coding sequence ATGACGGGACTTCGAGGGCTGCTCCGACGCGCGTTCGGTCGGGATCGAGACTCGCGGTCGGTCCCGGACGGTGGGGTCGTGGTGGACGACCCCGCCGAGGCGACCGGAGCGAGCGCGGGCGGCGGACAGGAGTACAACATCACGGACGAGGACGGCGTCGACCGCGCCGAGACGCTCGCCGCCGCCGGCTTCGAACAGGTGTTCAACGCGACCGGTGTCCCAACCTTCATCCTCGACGCCGAGGGGAACGTCGCCGAGTGGAACGAGTCGATCGCGTCGCTCACCGGGAAGGCCCGCGAGGACGCGATCGGTCACGCGCACGTCTCGGAGCTGTTCTACCCCGACGGGCGGCGGGCCGACACCCTCGCCGACAAGGTGCTCGACGCGCCGGAGACCGCGGACGAGGAGTACGGCGTCGAGCGCTGCGACTCGGCACAGACCCGGTACCGCGACACCAGCACGATGGTGGACCGCCACGGCGAGGAGAAACACATCGAGTTCACGGCGACGCCCCTCTACGAGGGCGACGCGCTCGTCGGCGTCACCGAGGTCGTCATCGACCGGACGGAGAACATCAACCAGCGCGACGCGACGAAGCGGCTGGTCTCGGAGATCCGCGGGACGGCCGAATCGATCGGCGAGGGGAACCTCGACGCCCGCGCCGTCTGCCACGAGGAGTGCGAGATCCTAGACGAGGAGCTTCTGGGCGTCATCGGCGTCGTCAACCGGATGGCCGAGAACCTCCAGGACCTCTCGGAGAGCGTCCACGAGCAGGCCCGTCAGATCGACCAGACGGTCCAGAAGGCCAGCACCGCGGCCGCCGACATCGCCGAGAACGTCGACGAGCAGAACGAGCTGTTAGACGAGAGCGTCTCCGAGATGCAGTCGTTCTCGGCCGGGATGGAGGAGGTCGCCGCGACGGCCGACCAGGTCGACTCCGCCGCCGTGGCCGCAAGCCAGGCCGCGGACGAGGGGCTCGACGCCAGCGAGGACGCCCGCGAGGCGACCGAGGACGTCGTCGAGATCGGCGACGAGCTCGTCGAGAGCGTCGGCGCGCTCTCGGACCGCATGGACGACATCGAGGAGGTCATCGAGGTCATCTCCGACGTGGCCGAACAGACGAACCTGCTCGCGCTCAACGCCAACATCGAGGCCGCCCGCGCCGGCGAGGGGGGCGACGGCTTCGCGGTCGTCGCCGAGGAGGTGAAGAAGCTGGCCGACGAGACCCGCGGCTACACCGAGGAGATCACACAGAGTTTGGCCGAGCTGCAGGCGCAGTCGGACGAGACGAGCACCGCCGTCGAGCGCTCGCACGACCGCATCGAGGACGCGGGCACGGAGATCGAGACGGTGTTAGACTCCCTCGAAGAGATCGCCGACGCGGTGGACGAGGCCGCCGCCGGCGTCGCAGAGGTCGCCCGGACCACCGACGATCAGGCCGCGACGGTCGAGGAGCTCACGTCGTCGCTAGAGGGGGTGCGGGAGCGCTCGGATCGCACCGAGGAAGCGACCGATCGCATCGTCGACGCCACCGACGATCAGGAGGTCGCCGTCGAGGAACTCATCACTCGCGTCGAGCGGTTAGACGCCCAACGAGAGGGGCAGCGGCAGGGATCCGGGCGGAGTTTGTAA
- a CDS encoding cytochrome P450, with amino-acid sequence MSATPPGPIGDPLFGNGRQFADDPFSFMHACADSYGDVVRFDLGPRETYLLTNPADIERVLVGDAERYRKPQFGDDAMDTLLGDGLLMSEGDTWQRQRKLANPSFHTQRIGALDGTMVDHTRSQLADWSDGEVVDIQLEVARLTVKIIVSAMFGADITDEEVKTVQEKLEPLGARFEPDPRRFLIPNWVPTRENREFDAAIDTLEGVIDGIVERRRGTERDPAVDPAGPEGVAVRGPAGDGDGDLPMDLLSVLLRARDRGEQTDENLRDELVTMLLAGHDTTALTLTYTFYLLSNHPAARERVVAEAEAATGGDAGTADGRPTAADVREMQFTDRVLNESMRLYPPVYTLFREPKLDVKLGGYRIPEGSALMLSQWVTHRSSRWYDDPDQFDPDRWLPERRSQRPRFAYFPFGGGPRHCIGKAFSLLEAKLILAEVCSQYDLEYEGPDLSLRGSLTMHPNHPVPMRIRER; translated from the coding sequence ATGTCCGCCACGCCGCCCGGACCCATCGGCGACCCCCTCTTCGGCAACGGTCGCCAGTTCGCAGACGACCCGTTCTCGTTTATGCACGCCTGCGCCGACAGCTACGGCGACGTCGTGCGGTTCGACCTCGGGCCGCGAGAGACGTACCTCCTGACGAACCCCGCAGACATCGAGCGCGTCCTCGTCGGAGACGCCGAGCGGTACCGAAAGCCGCAGTTCGGCGACGACGCCATGGACACCCTCCTCGGAGACGGCCTGTTGATGAGCGAGGGGGACACGTGGCAGCGTCAGCGGAAGCTGGCGAACCCGTCGTTCCACACCCAGCGGATCGGCGCGCTCGACGGGACGATGGTCGATCACACGCGCTCTCAGCTCGCGGACTGGAGCGACGGCGAGGTGGTCGACATCCAGCTGGAGGTCGCTCGGCTCACCGTCAAGATCATCGTCTCGGCGATGTTCGGCGCCGACATCACCGACGAGGAGGTGAAGACGGTCCAAGAGAAGCTGGAGCCGCTCGGCGCGCGGTTCGAGCCAGACCCGCGGCGCTTCCTGATCCCGAACTGGGTGCCGACCCGCGAGAACCGCGAGTTCGACGCCGCCATCGACACCCTCGAAGGCGTGATCGACGGCATCGTCGAGCGCCGTCGCGGGACCGAGCGCGACCCCGCCGTGGACCCGGCCGGCCCCGAGGGCGTGGCGGTTCGCGGGCCCGCAGGCGACGGCGACGGCGACCTGCCGATGGACCTGCTCTCAGTCCTGCTTCGCGCTCGCGACCGCGGCGAGCAGACCGACGAGAACCTCCGCGACGAGCTGGTGACGATGCTGCTCGCGGGCCACGACACCACCGCGCTCACGCTGACGTACACCTTTTATCTGCTCTCGAACCACCCGGCCGCCCGCGAGCGCGTCGTGGCGGAGGCCGAGGCGGCGACCGGCGGTGACGCGGGCACCGCCGACGGCCGGCCGACCGCGGCCGACGTTCGCGAGATGCAGTTCACCGACCGCGTCCTCAACGAGTCGATGCGGCTGTACCCGCCCGTCTACACCCTCTTTCGCGAGCCGAAACTCGACGTGAAACTGGGGGGGTATCGGATCCCCGAGGGCTCCGCACTGATGCTCTCGCAGTGGGTCACCCATCGGTCCTCGCGCTGGTACGACGACCCCGACCAGTTCGACCCCGACCGCTGGCTGCCGGAGCGCCGGAGCCAGCGGCCGCGGTTCGCCTACTTCCCGTTCGGCGGCGGGCCGCGCCACTGTATCGGCAAGGCGTTCTCGCTTTTGGAGGCGAAACTCATCCTCGCGGAGGTGTGTTCGCAGTACGACCTCGAGTACGAGGGCCCCGACCTCTCGTTGCGCGGGTCGCTGACGATGCATCCGAACCACCCGGTGCCGATGCGGATCCGGGAGCGCTGA